One segment of Eschrichtius robustus isolate mEscRob2 chromosome 3, mEscRob2.pri, whole genome shotgun sequence DNA contains the following:
- the LOC137761472 gene encoding protein FAM163A, which produces MTAGTVVITGGILAAVILLCIIAVLCYCRLQYYCCKRSGAGDAREEEEEEHDLPAHRRGPTCNACSSQALDGRGGLAPLTSEPCGQPCGVAASHCTACSAYSSPFYIRTADMVPNGGGGERLSFAPTYYKEGAPPSLQVAAPQSYPVTWPGSGREAFANPRAISTDV; this is translated from the exons ATGACAGCGGGAACGGTTGTGATCACTGGCGGAATCCTAGCTGCGGTCATTCTCCTCTGCATCATCGCCGTCCTGTGCTACTGTAGGCTCCAG TATTACTGCTGCAAGAGGAGCGGAGCCGGGGATGCAcgcgaggaagaggaggaggagcacgACCTGCCCGCACACCGCAGAGGCCCCACCTGCAATGCCTGCAGCTCCCAGGCCCTGGACGGCCGAGGCGGCCTGGCGCCTCTCACCAGCGAGCCCTGTGGCCAGCCGTGCGGGGTGGCGGCCAGCCACTGCACCGCCTGCTCCGCATACAGCTCTCCCTTTTACATACGGACGGCTGACATGGTGCCCAACGGGGGCGGAGGCGAGAGGCTCTCCTTTGCTCCCACATACTACAAGGAGGGGGCACCCCCATCCCTCCAAGTGGCAGCGCCCCAGAGTTACCCGGTGACGTGGCCAGGCTCTGGCCGTGAGGCCTTCGCCAATCCAAGGGCTATTAGTACCGACGTGTAA